Proteins encoded by one window of Spirochaetota bacterium:
- a CDS encoding cation:proton antiporter has translation MNTLSGNDIVVLFLGIALMLGAGRVLGEVFRRVRLPSVVGEILAGICIGPSLMGRLSPDFFHWIFPAGTRGSTALDAIVYMGVVFLLLVAGLEVDLSTVLKQGKTVFAMSAFNIAVPFALGFSLVLFAPGLFGRGDDIVLALFIGVALSITALPVIAKILLDMKLFHTDFGMLVLASAMINDLFGWIVFSIIVQLSSTGAVDSVPVLKIVALTLLVTVMILTVVRFLINQALPWIEKHAEWPGGTIAFIVSIGLVCSATTESIGIHAILGAFLAGIAVGDSPHLREHTKDILNQFINNIFAPLFFVSIGLRIDFIGNFDPVLTVILIVIAFASKFAGSIAGGFFSGYGIRQSLPVGSAMSARGAMEIIIGLFALKHGIIGDTTFVAIVIMAIVTSVLSPALIRLFLRPEDKPLLPALIDEGTFIPILANNDSSGAIAEMAVAAARKTGLDAALIAERAIERQSIMSTGIGDGIAVPHARMAEIRRPCVIVGLSPAGVDFDAPDGMPAHVVFLILTPIADHESQIRILAEISRVFADGSIKRLAMRAKDHVEFTGAIGTTGAPAE, from the coding sequence ATGAACACGCTTTCAGGCAACGATATCGTCGTCCTCTTTCTCGGCATCGCGCTGATGCTCGGGGCAGGCAGGGTCCTCGGCGAGGTTTTCAGGCGCGTACGCCTCCCCTCGGTCGTCGGCGAGATACTCGCCGGCATCTGCATCGGGCCCAGCCTCATGGGAAGACTGTCGCCCGATTTCTTCCATTGGATATTTCCCGCCGGCACACGCGGCTCCACTGCCTTGGATGCCATCGTCTATATGGGGGTGGTGTTCCTGCTGCTCGTCGCCGGGCTCGAGGTCGACCTGTCGACGGTGCTCAAGCAGGGAAAAACGGTATTCGCCATGAGCGCGTTCAATATAGCGGTGCCCTTCGCGCTCGGATTCAGCCTGGTCCTTTTCGCCCCGGGCCTTTTCGGCCGCGGCGACGATATCGTGCTGGCCCTATTTATCGGCGTCGCACTCTCCATCACTGCGCTACCCGTCATAGCGAAGATACTTCTGGACATGAAACTGTTTCACACCGACTTCGGCATGCTCGTGCTCGCCTCGGCGATGATAAACGACCTCTTCGGCTGGATCGTGTTTTCAATCATCGTACAGCTCTCTTCGACCGGCGCCGTCGACAGTGTGCCGGTCCTGAAAATAGTTGCGCTCACCCTCCTGGTGACGGTCATGATTCTCACCGTCGTTCGCTTCCTTATCAACCAGGCGCTCCCCTGGATCGAAAAGCACGCCGAGTGGCCCGGCGGAACCATCGCCTTCATCGTCTCGATAGGGCTCGTCTGCTCGGCGACAACCGAATCGATCGGCATCCACGCCATTCTCGGAGCGTTTCTGGCGGGGATCGCCGTCGGGGACTCACCGCACCTGCGTGAGCACACCAAGGACATCCTCAATCAATTCATCAACAATATCTTCGCGCCGCTGTTTTTCGTCTCGATCGGCCTCCGAATCGATTTCATCGGCAATTTCGATCCTGTACTTACAGTAATACTCATCGTAATCGCGTTCGCGAGCAAATTCGCCGGATCGATTGCGGGAGGATTCTTCTCCGGATACGGCATCCGCCAATCCCTCCCCGTGGGTTCGGCGATGAGCGCACGCGGCGCCATGGAGATAATTATAGGCCTCTTCGCCCTCAAGCACGGCATTATCGGCGATACCACCTTTGTCGCAATCGTTATAATGGCAATCGTTACCTCGGTGCTGAGCCCGGCCCTGATCAGGCTCTTCCTGCGGCCGGAGGATAAACCGCTTCTGCCCGCCCTGATCGACGAAGGCACATTCATCCCGATATTGGCGAACAATGACTCGTCCGGGGCCATTGCGGAAATGGCGGTGGCGGCCGCGCGTAAAACCGGCCTCGACGCGGCGCTGATTGCCGAACGCGCCATCGAGCGCCAGTCTATCATGAGCACCGGCATCGGCGACGGCATCGCCGTTCCGCACGCCCGCATGGCCGAAATCAGGAGGCCCTGCGTAATCGTTGGGCTCTCCCCGGCGGGTGTCGACTTCGACGCCCCGGACGGCATGCCCGCGCACGTCGTTTTTTTAATCCTCACTCCGATCGCGGACCATGAATCTCAGATCCGGATCCTCGCGGAAATATCGCGCGTCTTTGCGGACGGCTCGATAAAAAGACTTGCTATGCGGGCGAAGGATCATGTAGAATTCACAGGGGCGATCGGCACCACAGGCGCGCCGGCGGAATAA
- a CDS encoding histone deacetylase family protein: MRGISRFKKEIRLIYHPVYLTPYSTADCESPERVRAIMAHLTSKLAVVRPEPCVEEDILRCHTRSLLAQEKNSPDRYAAACMAAGGAIRAAHEALQGFVGFGVLRPPGHHANPDHNWGFCFFNNMGIAIQKLLHEKLIESAVILDIDLHYGDGTEAIFRPHRNVHVLNIQSSQSGDFLRETRSALDAIAAAGIIGISAGFDQYEHDWGGNLSTEDYRTIGHIAGAFAREKAGGRIFGILEGGYYVPDLGKNLEALLEGVCEGKSGAA; this comes from the coding sequence ATGAGAGGAATCTCCCGGTTCAAAAAAGAAATCAGGCTGATTTATCATCCCGTCTACCTTACGCCGTACAGCACCGCCGACTGCGAATCGCCGGAGCGCGTCCGCGCCATCATGGCGCATCTCACATCAAAGCTCGCCGTGGTGCGGCCGGAGCCCTGCGTGGAAGAGGATATCCTGCGCTGCCATACCCGCTCGCTCCTCGCCCAGGAGAAAAACAGCCCCGACCGCTACGCGGCGGCGTGCATGGCCGCGGGCGGCGCCATCCGTGCGGCGCACGAGGCGCTGCAGGGATTCGTCGGCTTCGGGGTCCTGCGTCCGCCCGGGCACCATGCCAATCCCGATCACAACTGGGGGTTCTGCTTTTTCAACAACATGGGAATCGCCATTCAAAAGCTCCTTCACGAAAAACTGATCGAATCGGCGGTGATACTCGACATCGACCTGCATTACGGCGACGGCACCGAGGCGATATTCAGGCCGCACCGCAACGTCCACGTGCTGAACATCCAGTCGTCACAGTCGGGCGATTTTCTGCGCGAAACGAGAAGCGCACTGGACGCGATCGCCGCCGCCGGCATCATCGGCATCTCGGCAGGCTTTGACCAGTACGAACACGACTGGGGAGGAAACCTTTCCACCGAAGACTACCGTACGATCGGACATATCGCGGGCGCCTTTGCGCGCGAGAAGGCGGGTGGAAGAATCTTCGGCATACTCGAAGGAGGGTATTACGTCCCCGACCTGGGGAAAAACCTCGAGGCGCTGCTCGAAGGAGTCTGCGAGGGGAAATCCGGCGCGGCCTAA
- a CDS encoding MBL fold metallo-hydrolase: MRGSIPVPGPSTVKYGGNTSCLEIRSDEGDWIIFDAGTGLRALGDSLDLSKKHEINLMISHPHWDHISGFPFFTPIYIPGNRVTVYGPSTFELSMEDVIAGQMKYSYFPVRTAELSADIRFREMKEGEVRVGNFTVRTQLLNHPVTCLGYRVGYRGRVFVYLGDNEPYYNVFNDGDPDTEAVASRMNERLVEFVRGADTLVADAQYVPAEYGSHKGWGHSHTHHVVNLALKAGVKHLFFFHHDPLRTDAEMDRLVEHYRGKMAEKGFKMEIDAARERASFDL; this comes from the coding sequence GTGAGGGGCTCTATTCCGGTCCCGGGGCCTTCAACGGTAAAGTACGGCGGCAACACTTCGTGCCTCGAGATACGCTCCGACGAGGGCGACTGGATCATCTTCGACGCGGGTACGGGACTGCGCGCCCTCGGCGATTCGCTTGACCTTTCAAAAAAGCACGAGATCAATCTCATGATCTCGCATCCGCACTGGGACCACATCAGCGGCTTTCCCTTCTTTACGCCCATCTATATTCCCGGTAACAGGGTGACCGTCTACGGCCCCTCCACGTTCGAGCTTTCGATGGAGGACGTCATAGCCGGGCAGATGAAATATTCATATTTTCCGGTCAGGACGGCGGAGCTCTCGGCGGACATCAGGTTCCGCGAGATGAAGGAGGGGGAGGTCCGGGTGGGCAACTTCACCGTGCGAACGCAGCTCCTCAACCACCCGGTTACCTGCCTGGGCTATCGGGTCGGCTACAGGGGGAGGGTCTTCGTCTATCTCGGAGACAACGAGCCGTATTACAACGTTTTTAACGACGGCGATCCCGATACGGAGGCCGTCGCGAGCCGGATGAACGAGCGCCTGGTGGAGTTCGTGCGCGGCGCCGATACGCTGGTGGCGGACGCGCAGTACGTCCCGGCCGAATACGGAAGCCATAAGGGATGGGGCCACAGCCACACGCACCATGTCGTCAACCTCGCGCTCAAGGCGGGGGTGAAGCACCTCTTTTTCTTTCATCACGACCCGCTTCGCACCGATGCGGAGATGGACCGGCTGGTGGAGCATTACCGCGGTAAAATGGCCGAAAAGGGATTTAAGATGGAGATTGACGCCGCCCGCGAGCGCGCGAGCTTCGATCTTTAG
- a CDS encoding HDOD domain-containing protein: protein MKSVIDRVKESIDRMPTLSPVIHKITEVANNVKSSAQDLTDVIQLDPVLTAKVIRMVNSAYFGLPQEIKSLKQAVVMLGLNTIKNVALSSAFLGKVNLKANTSLNGRDFWKHSLGVGVATKLIARKMNIDQKVLEEYFIAGLIHDIGKVLINNFFPDEMNRVLEEAAKRLEPITDIERNIFGLTHEEVGIAIGKKWRFASSLLHAVGRHHQPVVEGGSALFSMTVCVADTFVKSLEIGFSGNYRIEPVPEEVWAALNLNEEAVFAALSTINNEIEKAVLFLK, encoded by the coding sequence ATGAAAAGCGTTATAGACAGGGTCAAGGAATCGATCGATCGGATGCCGACGCTTTCGCCGGTCATCCATAAAATCACCGAGGTGGCGAACAACGTCAAATCGTCGGCGCAGGATCTTACCGACGTAATCCAGCTGGATCCCGTGCTCACCGCGAAAGTCATACGCATGGTCAACTCCGCGTATTTCGGACTGCCCCAGGAGATTAAATCGCTCAAGCAGGCGGTGGTCATGCTGGGGCTGAATACCATAAAGAACGTCGCGCTTTCCTCGGCCTTTCTCGGCAAGGTGAACCTCAAGGCAAACACGTCTCTCAACGGACGGGATTTCTGGAAGCACTCGCTGGGGGTTGGCGTGGCGACGAAGCTCATCGCGCGCAAAATGAATATCGACCAGAAGGTTCTGGAGGAATACTTTATAGCCGGCCTCATCCACGACATCGGCAAAGTGCTCATCAACAACTTTTTCCCGGATGAGATGAACCGGGTGCTCGAAGAGGCCGCCAAACGGCTTGAGCCCATAACCGACATTGAGCGCAATATTTTCGGCCTCACGCACGAGGAGGTCGGGATCGCCATCGGCAAAAAATGGCGCTTCGCGAGCAGCCTTCTCCACGCCGTGGGCCGGCACCATCAGCCCGTTGTGGAGGGCGGATCCGCGTTGTTTTCGATGACCGTGTGCGTGGCGGACACCTTCGTTAAATCCCTTGAAATCGGCTTCAGCGGAAACTACCGGATCGAGCCGGTCCCCGAGGAGGTGTGGGCGGCCTTGAATCTCAACGAGGAGGCGGTTTTCGCGGCGCTCTCGACGATCAACAACGAAATCGAGAAAGCGGTGCTGTTCCTCAAATAA
- a CDS encoding PDZ domain-containing protein, translating to MMKGRVVKSCVIAAVVSLCVAVIAGCANEEFGGLGIEVPSGEGKVGRDSPYVIVSVYKGGTGDMAGLHSGDTILSVDGHPLKGMQHDYIVKNLLRGKPGSMVTLELERGGELMIFRVLRGKVVLKE from the coding sequence ATGATGAAAGGGCGCGTGGTGAAAAGCTGCGTGATCGCGGCGGTTGTATCGCTGTGCGTTGCAGTCATAGCGGGGTGTGCGAATGAGGAATTCGGCGGTCTTGGTATCGAGGTGCCGTCGGGCGAAGGCAAGGTCGGCAGGGATAGTCCCTATGTGATCGTCTCGGTCTACAAGGGAGGAACCGGCGATATGGCCGGGCTGCACTCCGGCGATACGATCCTGAGCGTTGACGGGCATCCTTTAAAAGGGATGCAGCACGACTATATTGTAAAAAACCTGCTGCGCGGGAAGCCGGGCTCCATGGTTACGCTCGAGTTGGAGCGGGGCGGCGAGCTTATGATCTTCAGGGTTTTGCGCGGCAAGGTCGTCCTTAAAGAGTGA